From a region of the Paralichthys olivaceus isolate ysfri-2021 chromosome 4, ASM2471397v2, whole genome shotgun sequence genome:
- the LOC138407387 gene encoding proepiregulin-like: MVFTPQPQGRTPSEGDAVVGYAGQWGQRPHVVKRSTKSCDSTYDNYCLNKGQCKFLVDINEHHCKCEKGHYGLRCASLEFLIQPAGEGQITVTVFCVSLLITGKRIRGSQMSPDCLERLTHKRQVTPHSTEKAKQDISHFSK; the protein is encoded by the exons AGACGCTGTTGTTGGCTATGCAGGGCAGTGGGGACAGCGCCCTCATGTGGTGAAGCGGTCAACAAAGAGCTGTGACAGCACCTATGACAACTACTGTCTGAACAAAGGACAGTGCAAGTTTCTGGTGGACATTAATGAGCACCACTGCAA GTGTGAGAAAGGTCATTATGGCCTCAGGTGTGCCAGTCTGGAGTTTCTCATCCAGCCAGCGGGGGAAGGGCAGATAACTGTGACTGTCTTCTGTGTCAGTCTGCTGATTACAG gtaaAAGAATCAGAGGATCACAAATGAGTCCGGACTGTTTAGAGCGTCTCACACACAAGAGACAGGTTACGCCTCATTCCACAGAAAAGGCCAAGCAGGATATTTCTCATTTTTCGAAGTAG